Below is a window of Paremcibacter congregatus DNA.
CGGCACCACCGTGGCGCTGCTGCTGATCTCTCTGATCCTGATGGTCGCCCTGCGCAGTTTCAAGCTCGGATTGATCAGTCTGGTGCCCAATCTGGTACCGGTGATCATGACCTTCGGGGTCTGGGCGATCTTTGTCGGTCAGGTTGATGTCGCGGCCACGATTGTCACCGCCACCAGCCTCGGGGTTGTCGTCGACGCTACTGTGCATTTCCTCAGCAAGTATCTGCGGGCTCAGCGGGAGAAAGACCTCAATACGGAAGATGCCGTGCGCTACGCCTTCGCCAATGTCGGGGTGGCCCTGTTCGCCACCTCGCTCATTCTGATCGCCGGGTTTGCCGTGCTCACCTGGTCGACCTTCCGGTTGAACGCTAGTATGGGGCAATTGACGGCACTCGCCATAGCGGCAGCTTTGCTCGCTGACTTCCTGTTGTTGCCAGCCCTGCTGCTAACCATCGACAAACAACGAAAAGCCAAAGCTTCAACCGAAAACGCAGATCCTGCCCTCATTGCAGCGGAGTAAACTCATGTTAAAAATCTCAAAATCTTTCTTCTCTCTTCTCACCGCGGCCCTGATCGTGATACCGGGCGTCAGCGCCCTAGCGCAAACGGCTCAAGAGAAAGGTCTGGAGATTGCCATCGCCACTGATAAAGCCAACGAAGGCTGGGGCGACAGCACCTCTGAACTCAAAATGATCATGTCGAATGCTCAGGGACAGACCAGTACCCGGGAATTGCGCCTGAAAAACCTGGAAGTGACCGGCGAGGGGCTCGGCGATAAAAGCCTGTCCATCTTCGACCGGCCCCGCGATGTGGAGGGCACCGCCTTTCTGTCCCACACCAAAGTTCTCGAAGCTGACGACCAGTGGTTACTTCTGCCGGCGCTTGGTCGGGTGAAACGCATCTCCTCGGCCAATAAATCCGGTCCCTTTATGGGCAGTGAATTCGCCTATGAAGATATCCTCAGCCCGGAAGTGGCCAAATACAGCTATGTTTACCTGCGCGATGAGGTCTGCGGGACACTCACCTGTTATGTCATTGAACGCACCCCGCTCTATGAAAACTCCGGCTATACCAAACAGATTGTCTGGATTGATCAGGCGGAATATCGCTATATGAAAATCGCGTTTTATGACCGTAAGGACAGCCATCTGAAAACCCTGACCTATAGCGATTATCAGCAGTATCTCGGTAAATACTGGCGGGCCCATACCTTCCAGATGGACAACCATCAGAATGGTAAGGCCACTACCTTGAGCTACAGCAATTATGTCTTCCAAACCGGTCTTGACGACAAGGACTTCACCTCAAGCCGTCTGAGTAAAATGCGATGACCTCAATTACCCCTGCCCGCCCCCGGCTCTCCCTCTATTTGGCCGGGGTCATGGCCCTGTTAAGTCCCACTCTCGCTTTCGCTGGGGAGTGGGACTTCTCGGGCTCTGTCGCGGGAGAGCTCAGGCTCTTCCCAAGCGCCCCCGCATACATGAATCAGGAGAAAATGACCCTGTCGCCGTCGGTGGCGCTGGAGATGGAGCTGGTCTATGAGTGGAATGACGCCGCCGACCGCCTGAGTTTTGTCCCCTTCGCCCGCCTCGACGCCGATGATCAGAACCGCAGCCATTATGACATTCGCGAAGCCAAATGGCTGCATCTCGGGGACGGTTGGGATTTTGTCGTCGGGCTTGATAAGGTCTATTGGGGGGTCACCGAAAGCCGCCATCTGGTCAATATCATCAATCAGGATGACGCGATCGAGGATCTTGACGGTGAAGACAAGCTCGGTCAGCCGATGATCAATTTCAATCTGGAAAAAGACTTCGGCACCTTTAGCGTCTTTGTCCTGCCCAGCTTTCGCGAGAGGGAATTTGTCGAACAGAACCATCGCCTGAGCGGGCCGGTGCGGATCGACGCCAGCCGCGCGACCTTTGAGGCGGACAGCGGCAACGAGCATGTGGATTTCGCCGCCCGCTGGAAGCATGTCTTCGACGACTGGGATGTCGGCCTGTCCCATTTTTACGGCACCAGCCGGGAAGCGCGCCTGATCCCGATACAGGTTGACGGCGAGACAATCCTCGCCCCTCATTATGATCAAATCAATCAGACCAGTCTTGATGTGCAATATACCTCCGGCGCGACCCTGTGGAAAGGCGAGCTGATGAGCCGCAGCGGTCAGGGCGATCGTTTCTGGGCCTTCGTCGCGGGACTAGAACATACCCTCTATGGCGTGTTGGGGGGTCGGGCCGACCTCGGCCTGCTGGTGGAATATCTCTATGATGACCGCGACCCATTGCAAGCGCCCGTGACCACCGCCGACCATGATATTTTTGCCGGCATGCGGCTGGCGCTGAATGATACTCAGGACAC
It encodes the following:
- a CDS encoding outer membrane lipoprotein-sorting protein, translating into MLKISKSFFSLLTAALIVIPGVSALAQTAQEKGLEIAIATDKANEGWGDSTSELKMIMSNAQGQTSTRELRLKNLEVTGEGLGDKSLSIFDRPRDVEGTAFLSHTKVLEADDQWLLLPALGRVKRISSANKSGPFMGSEFAYEDILSPEVAKYSYVYLRDEVCGTLTCYVIERTPLYENSGYTKQIVWIDQAEYRYMKIAFYDRKDSHLKTLTYSDYQQYLGKYWRAHTFQMDNHQNGKATTLSYSNYVFQTGLDDKDFTSSRLSKMR